A single Scleropages formosus chromosome 4, fSclFor1.1, whole genome shotgun sequence DNA region contains:
- the rab34b gene encoding ras-related protein Rab-34 isoform X2 — protein MSVLPPVRKDRIITELPRCFTKEAALHTNETFHAKVKTACQDQQMGGAGFTVCKVIVVGDVAVGKTCLIHRFCRDTFEKSYKATIGVDFEMERFEVLGVPFSLQLWDTAGQERFKCIASTYYRGAQAMIIVFDVNNAASLVHVRQWLEDAMKENDPSSVLLFLVGTKKDLRSPDRFSEIEQEAIKLSAEIRAEYWAVSALSGESVREFFFRVASLTFEASVLAELEKTESRRTEGIVRITNDSIDVGLKSKKKRSGCCQ, from the exons ATGAGCGTACTGCCCCCTGTTCGGAAGGACCGAATAATCACTGAACTTCCTAGG TGCTTTACCAAGGAGGCCGCGCTGCATACCAATGAAACGTTTCACGCCAAAGTGAAGACCGCCTGCCAAGATCAGCAGATGGGTGGAGCAGG GTTCACGGTCTGCAAGGTCATTGTTGTGGGTGACGTGGCTGTGGGGAAAACCTGCCTCATTCATAG GTTCTGTCGGGACACCTTTGAGAAAAGCTACAAAGCGACCATCGGTGTAGACTTTGAGATGGAGAGGTTTGAGGTGCTGGGCGTGCCCTTCAGTCTTCAGCT GTGGGACACTGCTGGTCAGGAGCGCTTCAAGTGTATTGCTTCTACATACTATAGAGGAGCTCAGG CCATGATAATCGTGTTTGATGTGAACAATGCAGCCTCCCTGGTTCATGTGAG ACAGTGGCTGGAAGATGCCATGAAGGAGAATGACCCCTCCagtgtgctgctgtttctggTGGGCACCAAGAAAGACCTGAGG TCTCCAGATCGGTTCTCCGAGATTGAGCAGGAAGCCATCAAGCTCTCTGCGGAGATCAGAGCAGAATACTGGGCTGTGTCTGCCTTGTCAG GGGAGAGCGTGAGAGAGTTCTTCTTCCGCGTGGCATCGCTCACCTTCGAAGCGAGCGTGCTGGCCGAGCTGGAGAAGACCGAGTCCAGGCGCACCGAGGGCATTGTCC GAATAACAAATGACTCCATCGACGTGGGTCTGAAGTCGAAGAAGAAGCGTTCCGGCTGCTGCCAGTGA
- the rpl23a gene encoding large ribosomal subunit protein uL23, with translation MAPKAKKEAVPAKTEAKSKALKAKKAVLKGIHSQKKKKIRTSPTFRRPKTLRLRRQPKYPRKSAPRRNKLDHYAIIKFPLTTESAMKKIEDNNTLVFIVDVKANKHQIKHAVKKLYDIDVAKVNTLIRPDGEKKAYVRLAPDYDALDVANKIGII, from the exons ATGGCCCCGAAGGCGAAGAAGGAAG CTGTCCCAGCCAAGACTGAGGCAAAGTCCAAGGCGCTGAAGGCCAAGAAGGCAGTGCTTAAGGGCATCCACAgccagaagaagaagaagatccGCACATCACCCACTTTTCGGCGACCCAAGACCTTGCGTCTGAGGCGACAGCCCAAGTACCCCAGGAAGAGCGCTCCTCGCCGGAACAA GTTGGACCACTATGCCATCATCAAGTTCCCCCTGACTACAGAGTCAGCCATGAAGAAGATTGAAGACAACAACACTCTGGTGTTTATTGTGGATGTCAAAGCCAACAAGCATCAGATCAAGCATGCTGTCAAGAAGCTGTACGACATTGATGTGGCTAAGGTCAACACACTGATCAG GCCTGATGGTGAGAAGAAGGCATACGTACGTCTGGCCCCAGATTACGATGCACTGGATGTTGCCAACAAG attGGCATCATCTAA
- the rab34b gene encoding ras-related protein Rab-34 isoform X3, whose product MSVLPPVRKDRIITELPRCFTKEAALHTNETFHAKVKTACQDQQMGGAGFTVCKVIVVGDVAVGKTCLIHRWDTAGQERFKCIASTYYRGAQAMIIVFDVNNAASLVHVRQWLEDAMKENDPSSVLLFLVGTKKDLRSPDRFSEIEQEAIKLSAEIRAEYWAVSALSGESVREFFFRVASLTFEASVLAELEKTESRRTEGIVREWPLRNTDRIASRHPIAFLFGFRHVDLHWAVITAFFKCFNGY is encoded by the exons ATGAGCGTACTGCCCCCTGTTCGGAAGGACCGAATAATCACTGAACTTCCTAGG TGCTTTACCAAGGAGGCCGCGCTGCATACCAATGAAACGTTTCACGCCAAAGTGAAGACCGCCTGCCAAGATCAGCAGATGGGTGGAGCAGG GTTCACGGTCTGCAAGGTCATTGTTGTGGGTGACGTGGCTGTGGGGAAAACCTGCCTCATTCATAG GTGGGACACTGCTGGTCAGGAGCGCTTCAAGTGTATTGCTTCTACATACTATAGAGGAGCTCAGG CCATGATAATCGTGTTTGATGTGAACAATGCAGCCTCCCTGGTTCATGTGAG ACAGTGGCTGGAAGATGCCATGAAGGAGAATGACCCCTCCagtgtgctgctgtttctggTGGGCACCAAGAAAGACCTGAGG TCTCCAGATCGGTTCTCCGAGATTGAGCAGGAAGCCATCAAGCTCTCTGCGGAGATCAGAGCAGAATACTGGGCTGTGTCTGCCTTGTCAG GGGAGAGCGTGAGAGAGTTCTTCTTCCGCGTGGCATCGCTCACCTTCGAAGCGAGCGTGCTGGCCGAGCTGGAGAAGACCGAGTCCAGGCGCACCGAGGGCATTGTCCGTGAGTGGCCGTTAAGAAACACGGACAGGATTGCATCCCGGCATCCGATCGCTTTCCTCTTCGGGTTCCGACATGTGGACTTGCACTGGGCTGTGATTACAGCGTTCTTTAAATGCTTTAACGGGTACTGA
- the rab34b gene encoding ras-related protein Rab-34 isoform X4, translating to MSVLPPVRKDRIITELPRCFTKEAALHTNETFHAKVKTACQDQQMGGAGFTVCKVIVVGDVAVGKTCLIHRFCRDTFEKSYKATIGVDFEMERFEVLGVPFSLQLWDTAGQERFKCIASTYYRGAQAMIIVFDVNNAASLVHVRQWLEDAMKENDPSSVLLFLVGTKKDLRVRAFWRGERERVLLPRGIAHLRSERAGRAGEDRVQAHRGHCPNNK from the exons ATGAGCGTACTGCCCCCTGTTCGGAAGGACCGAATAATCACTGAACTTCCTAGG TGCTTTACCAAGGAGGCCGCGCTGCATACCAATGAAACGTTTCACGCCAAAGTGAAGACCGCCTGCCAAGATCAGCAGATGGGTGGAGCAGG GTTCACGGTCTGCAAGGTCATTGTTGTGGGTGACGTGGCTGTGGGGAAAACCTGCCTCATTCATAG GTTCTGTCGGGACACCTTTGAGAAAAGCTACAAAGCGACCATCGGTGTAGACTTTGAGATGGAGAGGTTTGAGGTGCTGGGCGTGCCCTTCAGTCTTCAGCT GTGGGACACTGCTGGTCAGGAGCGCTTCAAGTGTATTGCTTCTACATACTATAGAGGAGCTCAGG CCATGATAATCGTGTTTGATGTGAACAATGCAGCCTCCCTGGTTCATGTGAG ACAGTGGCTGGAAGATGCCATGAAGGAGAATGACCCCTCCagtgtgctgctgtttctggTGGGCACCAAGAAAGACCTGAGGGTGAGAGCCTTTTGGAG GGGAGAGCGTGAGAGAGTTCTTCTTCCGCGTGGCATCGCTCACCTTCGAAGCGAGCGTGCTGGCCGAGCTGGAGAAGACCGAGTCCAGGCGCACCGAGGGCATTGTCC GAATAACAAATGA
- the LOC108921283 gene encoding uncharacterized protein LOC108921283 translates to MDVLEVPADRPRSWYLSLMAPNSKGPGNPWLDPSRLYCNHQALSDCIADILQPFQNESIDLVAGIDAMGFILGAAVATKLGKGFLAIRKAGHLCVSTWEQAYVDYSGHRKVMEVRQDVLRPGLRVLLVDQWIETGGTMKAAIALVEKFGAIVVGVAVVAIENTEGGRWIKKNYKCSHCIPEELQPQIDNKYLNSFKSFSNPSQ, encoded by the exons ATGGACGTGTTGGAGGTTCCTGCAGACAGGCCACGGAGCTGGTACCTGTCACTAATGGCCCCCAATAGCAAGGGGCCTGGAAATCCCTGGCTGGACCCCTCCCGGCTCTACTGCAACCACCAG GCTCTGTCTGACTGCATAGCTGACATACTTCAGCCCTTCCAGAATGAGTCCATTGACCTGGTGGCCGGCATTGACGCCATGGGATTCATCTTAG GAGCGGCTGTAGCCACTAAGCTGGGCAAGGGTTTCCTGGCCATCCGTAAGGCGGGACACCTGTGTGTGTCAACATGGGAACAGGCCTACGTCGACTATTCTGGCCACCGAAAGGTCATGGAAGTGCGCCAGGACGTGCTCAGACCAG GTCTACGTGTGCTTCTCGTGGATCAGTGGATAGAGACAGGAGGCACCATGAAGGCAGCCATTGCCCTTGTGGAGAAGTTTGGTGCCATTGTTGTCG GTGTGGCTGTAGTCGCCATTGAGAACACCGAAGGAGGCCGTTGGATCAAGAAGAACTACAAGTGCTCCCACTGCATTCCAGAGGAGTTACAGCCTCAGATTGACAACAAGTACCTGAACTCCTTCAAGAGTTTCAGTAACCCGTCTCAATGA
- the rab34b gene encoding ras-related protein Rab-34 isoform X1, whose protein sequence is MSVLPPVRKDRIITELPRCFTKEAALHTNETFHAKVKTACQDQQMGGAGFTVCKVIVVGDVAVGKTCLIHRFCRDTFEKSYKATIGVDFEMERFEVLGVPFSLQLWDTAGQERFKCIASTYYRGAQAMIIVFDVNNAASLVHVRQWLEDAMKENDPSSVLLFLVGTKKDLRSPDRFSEIEQEAIKLSAEIRAEYWAVSALSGESVREFFFRVASLTFEASVLAELEKTESRRTEGIVREWPLRNTDRIASRHPIAFLFGFRHVDLHWAVITAFFKCFNGY, encoded by the exons ATGAGCGTACTGCCCCCTGTTCGGAAGGACCGAATAATCACTGAACTTCCTAGG TGCTTTACCAAGGAGGCCGCGCTGCATACCAATGAAACGTTTCACGCCAAAGTGAAGACCGCCTGCCAAGATCAGCAGATGGGTGGAGCAGG GTTCACGGTCTGCAAGGTCATTGTTGTGGGTGACGTGGCTGTGGGGAAAACCTGCCTCATTCATAG GTTCTGTCGGGACACCTTTGAGAAAAGCTACAAAGCGACCATCGGTGTAGACTTTGAGATGGAGAGGTTTGAGGTGCTGGGCGTGCCCTTCAGTCTTCAGCT GTGGGACACTGCTGGTCAGGAGCGCTTCAAGTGTATTGCTTCTACATACTATAGAGGAGCTCAGG CCATGATAATCGTGTTTGATGTGAACAATGCAGCCTCCCTGGTTCATGTGAG ACAGTGGCTGGAAGATGCCATGAAGGAGAATGACCCCTCCagtgtgctgctgtttctggTGGGCACCAAGAAAGACCTGAGG TCTCCAGATCGGTTCTCCGAGATTGAGCAGGAAGCCATCAAGCTCTCTGCGGAGATCAGAGCAGAATACTGGGCTGTGTCTGCCTTGTCAG GGGAGAGCGTGAGAGAGTTCTTCTTCCGCGTGGCATCGCTCACCTTCGAAGCGAGCGTGCTGGCCGAGCTGGAGAAGACCGAGTCCAGGCGCACCGAGGGCATTGTCCGTGAGTGGCCGTTAAGAAACACGGACAGGATTGCATCCCGGCATCCGATCGCTTTCCTCTTCGGGTTCCGACATGTGGACTTGCACTGGGCTGTGATTACAGCGTTCTTTAAATGCTTTAACGGGTACTGA